CGAGAACGAGCTGGGCGTCATCGCGCAGAAGGACTTCCCGGGGTACTTCCTCATCGTGCACGGGATCGTGCAAGAGGCGCGGCGCCGCGGCATCCTGTGCCAGGGGAGGGGATCGGCGGCCAGCAGCGCCGTCTGCTACCTGCTCGACATCACCGCCGTCGACGCGATCGCCTACAACCTGCCGTTCGAGCGGTTCCTGTCGGCGCTGCGCGACGAAGAGCCCGACATCGACGTGGACTTCGACTCGGATCGGCGCGAGGAGATCATCCAGTGGGTGTACCGGCAGTACGGGCGCGAGCGCGCGGCGCAGGTCGCGAACGTCATCCAGTACCGGCCGAAGAACGCCGTCCGCGACATGGCGAAGGCGCTCGGACACTCGCCCGGGCAGCAGGACGCGTGGTCGAAGCAGGTCGAGCGGTGGGACGGGCTGTTCGAGACGGCCGACCACGACATCCCCGACCGGGTGCTGGAGTATGCGACTGAGCTGTTGAAGACGCCGCGTCACCTCGGCATCCACTCGGGAGGAATGGTGCTCACCGAGCGACCCGTCGGCGAGGTCGTGCCGATCGAGCACGCGCGCATGGCGAACCGCACCGTCATCCAGTGGGACAAGGACGACGCCGCCTGGATGGGCCTGGTGAAGTTCGATCTGCTGGGCCTGGGCATGCTCGCCGCTCTGCAGTACTGCTTCGACATGATCGCGGATGCCACGGGGGAGCGGTGGGAGCTGGCGACGATCCCGAAGGAGGAGGCCGCCGTCTACGACATGCTGTGCCGGGCCGACTCGATCGGGGTGTTCCAGGTGGAGTCGAGGGCGCAGATGGGGCTGCTGCCGCGGCTGCAGCCGCGCCGGTACTACGACCTCGTGATCGAGATCGCGCTGATCCGGCCCGGGCCGATCCAGGGCGGGGCGGTGCACCCGTACGTGCGGCGCAAGCTGGGGCAGGAGAAGGTGACGTACGCGCACCCGAAGCTGAAGCCGGTGCTGGAGAAGACCCTGGGCATTCCGGTGTTCCAGGAGCAGCTCATGCAGATGGGCATGGCCGTGGGCGGGCTCACCGGCGAGGACGCCGATCTGCTGCGCCGGGCGATGGGATCCAAGCGCGGTATCGAGCGCATCGATTCGCTGCGCAAGAAGCTGTACGCGGGCATGGCGGAGAACGGCCTGACCGGCGAGGTCGCCGACGACATCTACGCGAAGATCCAGGCGTTCGCGAACTTCGGGTTCGCCGAGAGCCACTCGCTGTCGTTCGCGTTGCTGGTCTACGCGTCGTCGTGGCTGAAGCTGCACTATCCCGGCGCGTTCCTGGCGGCGCTGCTGCGCGCGCAGCCGATGGGGTTCTACTCGCCGGCCTCGCTCACCGCCGACGCGCGCCGCCACGGTGTGCAGGTGCGGCGCCCCGACCTGCATCTGTCGGGGGTGGATGCCGGATTGGAGGCGGTCACGCCCGACGACGCCAGGCAGAGCGGGGTGGATGCCGCCGACGCCGGGTCGACGCGCCGCCCGGCCACCGGCATGGACGCCTGCACCCACCGCACCCAGCCGCCGGTCGGAAGGTTCGATCGCGACGCCCCCGACGAATCCGCTGCGCACCGCCGCGACGGAGCATTCGCGGTGCGGCTGGGACTGGCATCGGTCACCGGGATCGGCAAGCCCCTCGCCGAGCGCATCGTCGCCGAGCGCGAGGCCCGCGGGCCGTTCCGGGACCTGCGCGACCTCACCCGCCGCACCGGGGCGAACACAGCGCAGCTCGAGGCCCTCGCTACCGCGGGCGCGTTCGAGGGTCTCGGGGTGAGCCGGCGCGAGGGCATCTGGCTGGCGGGCGACGCCGCGCAGGACCGCATCGAGTACCTCGAGGGGTCGCTCGTGTCGGTGCAGCCGCCGCTGTTCGGAGACCAGTCGAGCTATGACGTGCTGGCCGCCGACCTGTGGGCGACGGGCATCTCGACCGACGATCATCCGCTGGTGCATTACCGGTCGCAGCTCGATGCCCGGGGTGTGCTCACCGCCGCAGAGCTGCGTGGGCACGAGACGGGGCGACGGGTCGAGGTGGCGGGGCTGGTGACGCACCGGCAGCGCCCGGCCACGGCATCCGGTGTCACCTTTCTCAATCTCGAGGACGAGCACGGCCTCGTGAACGTCATCTGCTCGGTGGGAGTGTGGAACAAGTACCGGCGGGTGCTGCGCGATTCTCCGGCGCTGATCGCGCGGGGAATGCTGGAGCGCTCGCCCGAAGGCGTCACGAACCTGCTCGCCGACCGGTTCGAAGACCTGCGCGTGGGCGTGCAGCACCGGTCGCGCGACTTCCGGTGATGCGCGGACGGCGTCGAATCCGCCGCGTTCGTAGCATTCATACAAATGTGATCGATCTGTGGTCAGACCACATGAGGAGTGCGCACAGACTTTTCCCAGGGTGGGCGCGGACGGGCGGAAACTGAGGTCATCACAGAGCGCCGGACAAGCCGGCACACGAATGAGAAAGGCCCTCACATGACCGCCCCCACCGCCACCACCGTCCTGTCCGGCGCACCCGCCGACGTTCCGGTCGCGGCACACTCCTCCGCCCTGCCGATCGCGATCGCGGTCACGCGCATGCTGATGGGCTTCTACTTCTTGTGGGCGTTCTTCGACAAGGTGTTCGGCCTCGGCTTCGCGACGCCGGTCGAGCGCGCCTGGATCAACGGTGGCAGCCCCACGACGGGCTTCCTCACGAACGCGACGGCCGAGAGCCCGCTTGCGGCGGTGTTCAACGCGATCGCCGGCAACCCGGTCGTGGACTGGCTGTTCATGCTGGGCCTGTTCGGCGTCGGGTTCACTCTGCTGTTCGGCATCGGCGTGCGGGTCGGCGCGATCGCGGGTGCGGCGATGCTGTTCCTGATGTTCCTCGCCGAGTTCCCGCTGACCCTGACCGGGGCCACCAACCCGCTCATCGACGGCCACATCATCGAGATGGGCGTGATGGCCATCGTCTTCTTCGGGGTCGCGGACCAGCGGCTGAGCGTCGCCCGGGTGTGGCGCACCGTCGTCGGAGACAAGACCTGGCTCTGGTGACATCCTGACGACGATCGTCCCGGCGGAATTTCACCGTCGGGACGATCCCTTTTGTGTGGATGCCGCGGGCGGCAGCCGGCTTCAGGGCTCGTAGCCGGCGGCGGGGACTGAGTTGACTACGGCGCATTGACCGCAATGGGCACCCGCCGACACACTGGTCGAGTGAGAGCCGTCGTGTACGACCGCTATGGGACCGTCGACGAGCTGCGGGTGGCTGACATCCCGGTGCCGACGCCCGGACCGGGCCAGGTGCTCATCGAGGTCGTCGCGACGAGCGTGAACCTCTCGGATTGGGAGGGTCTGCACGGCAGTCCGGCGTACGCGCGGATCGGCGGGCTGTGGCGTCCGGCGCGGCGGGTGCTGGGGTCGGACATCGCGGGGCGCGTGGCGGCGGTGGGGGACGGCGTCGACCGGTTCCGGGTGGGCGATGAGGTGTTCGGCGACAACCTGGAGCGCATGGGCGGGTTCGCTGAGTATGCGGTCGCGCCCCAGGCGGTGCTGGCGCCCAAGCCTGCGGAGCTCACGTTCGCCGAGGCGGCGACGCTGCCGCAGGCGGGGGCGATCGCGGTGCAGGCGGTCGCCCGGGGTGACGCGGGCATGCCGATGCTGATCAACGGCGCGGGGGGAGGGAGCGGGATGTTCGCGATCCAGCTCGCCGCACGGGCCGGAATGCACGTCACCGGCGTCGACAACGCCGGCAAGCTCGCCTTCATGCGTGAGCTCGGGGCGGATGCGGTGATCGACTATCGCGCCGAGGACTTCACGCGCACCGGACCGTACGATCTGGTGGTCGATCTGGTGGCGCGGCGTTCGATGTTCGCGTACCGGCGTGCGCTGGCGCGGGGTGGCCGGTTCTTGATGGTCGGTGGCACGGTGCGGGCATTGCTGCGGGCGCTGACCGTCGGCACTGTCGTCGGTGCGGTGAGCGGGACGCGGCTGGGGGTGCTGGCGGTGCGGCAGGGGCCGGCGCACTTCGGGCCGCTGGTTGAGGCATGCGTCGCGGGCGACGTGCAGATCCGCATCGACAGCACGTTCCCGCTCGAGCAGACGGCTGCGGCGCTGGAGCATCACGGTGAGGGACGTGCGCTGGGCAAGGTCGTCGTCGCGGTGCGGGACGAGTAGGTCTCTCGGCCGGCGCTATGGGCAGAGCTCGAAGACGTAGCCGGGTTCTTCGGGCTTCGTCAGGGCGCGGTCGCGGTGGATCAGGGATGCGGGCCGGTCGGGGGCGGCGCATGCGTCGGCGAAGGCGGCCGGGTCGCTGTACTCGATGGCGAGCACGTGGTCGCCGTACACGTCGGTGTAGGCGTCGCACTCGTCGTACGCGGCGCATTCCTCGGTGATGGCGAAGTCGAAGCCGGCCTCGGTGTGGAGGAGGGCGGCGTCTTCGGCGGCGTTCTTCTGCGCGGCGGCGAGTCCAGCGTCGTGGGCGCGGGTGACGAGCGCACTGGCGAGGGTGAGGTTGTCGTCGCGGGTGAGGAGGCCGTTCGTGCGCGTATAGGTGTCGAGGTTGTCGAACTCGACGGCGTCGTAGCCGGCGTCGGCGCACTGGTCGATCCAGGGTGTGACGATCGCGGCGACGCGTTCAGCGTCGCGGGTGTCGATGAGGGCTTCGTCGGGCCAGTCCGGGTCGTAGACGATGTCGCCGTCCGCGTCGTGGAGGAGCAGGTCGTCGGGCCAGTTGTCGAGTTCGTCGGGCTGGGTCTGGAAGGCATTGAGGTAACAGACCGAGTAGCGGTCGTCGGCGGGTGGGGCAAGTCGATCACGGACGACGATCTGCACCGCTGGGCCGGGTTCGTATGCCCCGCCGAGCTGGTAGTCGAATGCGGCGGCAACGGGTGGCAGGGAGATCGTGGGGGTCTGCTCACCGGTCGGACTGTGGTCGTCGACGCTGTGGCTCGCGCAGCCGATGAGCGTGGCGAGCGTGAGGAGTGTGGCTGCGGTCACTGCGGCGGTGTGGTGCTTTCGTCTGCGGCCGGTGTGATGTACCCGCAAGGCGCGCTCGGTGGAGGGCGCGGAACCGTGTCGCGGCATGGCCTCGAGGGTACGTCAGAACGGTGGCGGTCCGTCGTACTTGGTGGTTGCCGGGTCGGCGGCGGGCGTGGACGTGGCGGTGTCGAGGGGCGGGTCGACGCGAGTGGTGAATCCGGTGGGGCTGACCCAGTACAGCTGGCTGGTCGCCTTGTCGCGGATCAGCTGCCAGAGCGTCTCGTCCTTGATGATGTGGTGGTGTTCGCACAGCGGACACAGGTTTTCGGCGTCGGTGGTGCCGCCATCGGCCCAGCGTGTGCGGTGGTCGATGTCGCATCGGTGCGCGGGTCTGGTGCAGCCTGGGGCGATGCAGGTCGGGTACTGGGTGTCGAGCCACCGGCGCAGGTCGGCGGGAACCCGGTATGTCTTGCGGTCGACGTTGAGGATGGTTCCGGTGACCGGGTGAGTGAGCACCCGTATCCACGATTTCGCCCGTCCGGCGAGTCGTTTGGCGGTTTCGATGTCGATCGGCCCGTATCCGTCCAAGGTGGCCGGTTCGTCGGAGTGTCCGAGGAGGGCGAGGGCGGGGATCGTGATCCGCACCGTCGGCGTGATGCCCTTCAGTGACGGGAGAGTCTCGTTCGGCCCGGCCGCACCGACCGGCGCCTCGGTCTCGCCTGGGGCGTCGGTGTCGGGTTCGCTCGGCGCATCCGCATCGTCTGCGGTGTCTGCGCCGGTCTCGGATCCGCTCAGCACCTCCGCAAGGTCTGCGGTGTCTGCGTCCGTCTCAGGGTCACCCGGCGCATCCGCACCGTCTGCGGTGTCGGTCGCATCGTCGCGGGCGTCATTGCCACCTGCGGCGGCGGCGCGGACTGCATCGACGATATCGTCGGGGAGCGCGGCGAGGGAGCCGCTCAGCAGCAGATCGGTGGAGATATCGGCGCGCAGTTGTGCAAGGGTGCGGGTCTCGCCGGGCAGGGTGGCCAGGTACCGGGACTGGATGTCGAGGTAGTCGGCGATCGCGTGGCCGGCGGTGGCGGGAACGCGCAGGATCATCTCCATGATGCCGTCGAGCTCCGGCGTGACCCACACATCGCGGTTCTTCGCAGCCCGAGCGTGGCGCTCGTTGACCGATTCGGGGTGCACCCGCTCGCGGACGTTGCGGGCGCGGGAGCGGAACTTCCCGCTGTTCTGCCGGGTTGCTGCGTCGACCAGTTGCTCGTCGAACGCAGCCCACGCGATCGGATCGGCAGGGAGCTCGTCGACCAGCGTCTTGGCGTAAGCCGCGTTCTGTTCGGGGACGTCTCCGGCCAGGTATGCCGCCCATAGTCGCGGGCATCGCGCCGCGAGCACCTGCGCACGACTGGCGCGCGCGTGCACCTGGCCCTCGGACAGCTGAGTGCGCACGGCAATGTCGAGCGCCACGGCGCTGACGGCCAGGTCGCGGCAGTGCCGCTGATACTCGGTCAGCGACATCCCGCGGCCCGCGACCGCCGCCGGGTAGTTGCCCTCGACATCCGTCCACGCCGACGGGTCGTTCGCCGCTTCGGTGAGCAGGTCGTTGATCCGCTGATCCTGCCGCGCCGCGGCCACCCGCCCGTATCGGACGAGGTCTTCCAGGCCGACTCCCGGCGGGGTGGCATCGTCAAGGTCGGTGAAGTCCAATGGTGACTCCGGCACGGATGCCGTGTCGTGACCCGCTGCGAAACTGGAAGCGAAATCCACCTGGACTCCGGACTTGAAATCGATGATGACACCGCCGCGTGCCTCGTACTCCTCGCACAGTCTGGCCAGGAAGGCATCGACGTAGTCAGACCCCGCGGACGATGCCGCTACCGGGTCCTGTACCACCGTCGAGCTAACCATACAAAAATACTAACACGCAATCGCCGACATGGGAAGAAATATTCGAACCAATGTGGAAGATAGACTGAGTGACGCCAGCCTCTGTAGCTCAATGGAAGAGCAGTTGCGTCCTAAGCAAACGGTTGGGGGTTCGAGTCCCTCCAGGGCTATTGGACAGTTTCGGGCGCGACCTCAGGTTCGCCCGGGCTCATTTCGTCGTGCCCGACCTTGACGTGACTCAACCGAGTCGACTGCGCGGAGGGAGGTCGATCTTGCCGGTGCGACGGGCGCGGGATCGAAGTCGACGAGTCGGTGATATGGTGACTGACACTTCGACGAGGGAGTCCGCGATGCTGCGCAGTGATGCCAAGCAGAATCGCGTGCTGTTGCTGGATGCCGCGTGCGATCTCATCGCCCAGGCGGGCACCGATGACATCAGCGCGCGCGATATCGCCGATCGTGCAGGCGTCAGCTCGGCGACGCTGTACCGTCACTTCCCGAACAAACAGGCCCTCGTGGACGGCATCTCGGTGGATCGCTGGGAGCGCATGAGCGAGTGGGCGCGCGGCTCGCGCAGTCCCCGTGCGGCGGTCTTCGACATCGCTCGCGTGCTCGACCGGTTCTCGCGACTCGTCAGCGACGACGCGCAGTTCATCGTGGCCGCGGGGCTGAAGGTCGGCACGACGCCGGCGGCGATCGCGCCCGTGCGCGAGGTCTTTGACGCGCGCTTCGACTCACTCTGGAACGCCGCCCGGGCGTCGGGGTCAGTCCGCCGATGGGCCGACCCCAGGGATGCGGTCGAGCTCGTCGGCTCTATCCGTAACAAGGAGCGCCGCACTCCCATGCTGGCAACCGTCGTCGGGGGCTTCGTGGCACCGCAAGTCGATGTGGAACGACTGTTGCGCGTCGTGCATCACCCGCACCGATCTGCCCAACTGTGACGGATACGGGGTAGTTCCCTCACTTCCGTCGCACGGACTGTCTGGCTCTCGCATTATCGAGACGTGTTGAACAATGTTGCTCATCCGTTGGATTCCGGAATCCGCCGTCTGGCGGAACAGCTACGCGACGGCAGCATCAGCTCGCGCGAACTGACGGAGCTCGCTTTCGACAGGATCGGCGCGCGAAACGGCGGCGAACCCGACTTCGACGGCGGCCCGGACGCTGTCAACGCGTGGGCGCGTCTTGATCGCGATGCCGCGTTGACAGCTGCAGATGCCGCGGATCGGCGCATAGCGCAGGGTGATCCCTCGCTGTTGGCGGGCATACCCGTCGGGCTCAAGGATCTGTTCGCCGTCGCGGGCAAGCCGCTCACCGCTTCGAGCCGCCTCCGCGCAAACGAGACAGCGGACCAGGACAGCGCGGCGTGGTCGGCGCTGTCCGACGCCGGTGCCGTTTACGTGGGGCACACTCACACGCACGAGTTCGCCGCCGGCGGCACCACCGACCAGGTCGGCAACCCGTGGAATCTCGCCCACAGCCCCGGGGGCTCCAGCGGAGGCTCCGGCGCTGCCATCGCCGCCGGCATGGTGCCCTTGGCGCTCGGCACCGACACGGCGGGTTCCCTCCGAATCCCTGCGGCCCTCGTCGGCGTCTCCTCGTTCAAGGCGTCGTTCGGCCGTGTGCCGACCGACGGCGTCATCCCGCTGTCCACGACGCTCGACCACGCCGGCCCCATCGCCCGCACGATCGATGACTGCGCTGTCGCGCTCGAGGTCCTCACCGCCGCGCCGCGCTCCCGCGACCCGTTCGGTGTCGGCGCGCGCCCCGGAATTGTCGCGCCGCGGGCGGCGGACCTGCGCGGCGTCCGGGTGGCCGTGACCGATCGCCCCGATTCTGTCGACCTCGAACCGGATGTGCGCGATGGTCTGGAGCGGGCCGTCGCGGCGTTGTGGGAGCTGGGCGCGACCGTCGTGACCATCCCCGCACCGACGGATCTGTCCAAGGCTGACTACGACACGATCTTCCTCGCCGAAGCGCGCACGTATCACGCGCAGTACGCCGATCGCGCGAGCGAATACCGACCGAGCGTGCGCGAGTTCCTTGCCCACGACCTTCCGCCCATCGCCGTTGACGTCTATCTGGCGGCTCAGCAGCGCCGGGCAGGCGTCACCGCCGCCTGGCAACGCTGGTTCGCCGAGAACGGCATTGCCGCACTCATCGAGCCGACGGCGGCATCCACCGCGCCCGTGCGCGGGCACGGGTACGACGCGGGCCGCCCGATGGGCGGCACCGATCCACTCACCGCCTTCACCGCCACCTGGAACGTCACCGGTTTCCCCGTCGCCGCGCTCCCCGCGGGAGTCGGCAGCCGCACCGGTCTACCCGTCGGCGTCTCGGTCGTCGGACCCGGCGAAAGCGACGCCGAGACGCTCGCCATCGCCCTGGGGTTGCAGGAGCGACTTCCCATCCCCGAACTCGCGTGGTGAGCTGATGGAGTCCTTTGTCCTCTTCGCGCTGTCGGTGTTCACCGCCTTCGGCTTCTACGCGCTGCTTGCGTGGGGCCTCGGGCTCATCTTCGGTCAGCTCAATGTGGTCAACGTGGCCCATGGTGACATGGCCATGGTGGGCGCCTACCTCATGGTCGTGCTGACCCCCGTGGCCTTCCCGCTCCGCCTGCTCCTCGCCGTCATCGGGGGGTTGGTCCTGGGTGCACTCATCGAACGAGGACTGCTCAGCCGTCTGTATGAGCACGGCATGCTTGCCACGCTTCTGGCGATGTGGGGCACCGGCATCGTCCTGCGCCAGACCGCTGAGGCGATCTTCGGTCCCACTCCGGCGTCGGTGCCAGCACCTATCACCGGCACCGTGGAGATCCTCGGGGTCGACTACCCGACCTTCCGCCTGGTCAGCGCGACCGTCTCGCTGCTCATCCTCGCGGGGCTCGTGCTTGTGATGTACCGGACAAGCCTTGGACTGCGGCTGCGCGCATCCATCGACAACCGTGCGATGGCCGCCGGTTTCGGTATACCGACCGGCGCCATGGTCACCGGCACCTTCGCCGTCGGCACGGCGCTTGCGGTCCTCGCTGGCGCTCTACAGAGCCCAATGCTCGGCATCACCCCGCAGGTGGGCGTGTCACTGCTCGCGCCCACCTTCTTCGCCGTGCTGCTGGGACGTCCCGGCAGCATCGGCGGACCGATCTTCGGCGCGTTCGTCGTCGCTGTACTCGACATCGGACTGCGCACGGTCCTTCCCGAGACGGTCGCCGGCGTCGTCTTCTTCGTTGCTCTCATCGTCCTGATCGCCCTACAGCCACAAGGCCCCAACTGGAGGTTCACACTATGGAAGCCGTCTCAACAGCGCGTCGCCTGAACTGGCGCCGCACAACCACCGGAGCCGCGGCACTTGCCGTCGCCACGTTGGTGCTCTCCGCCTGCGGTGGAGGATCGTTCGCCGGCGACGCCGGTGACGGTGCCGACGGCGCACAGGACCGCGCCTTCCGCCTCGGCCTCGTCGCACCCACCACCGGAGTCGCCTCGCTCGAGGGCAACTCGCTCGTCATGGGCGTCGAGCTCGGCATCGAAGCCGTCAACGCCGATGGCGGCGTGCTCGGACACCCGATCGAGCTGGTCGTCGTCGATGACAAATCGGATGCCGCAACCTCGACCCAGGTCACACAACAGCTCATCCGCCAGAACGATGTGGACTACGTTCTGGGGACGATCGCCGGTGACACGTCCGTCGCGGCGGGGTCGGTCGCCGCCGAGGCGGGTGTACCGTTCTCGAGCGTCGTCAACGGCACCGTCGAGTTCTGCAGCGCGCACTTCTGGCCCTTCGGTGCGAGCGAGCGCATGATGGTCGAAGACCTCATCCCGCACATGATCGAGCAGTATGGTTCGCGCGTGGGACTGGTCGGAAACGACTACATCTTCCCTCACACGTACCACGCGGTCGCCAGCGAGATCATCACCGAGAACGGCGGCGAGGTCGTCGCAGAGGAGTACAGCCCCCTGGGAACGGCCGACTGGCAGCCGGTGATCGGCAAGCTCAGCAATGCCGACCCCGACTGGATACTGACGGCTGTCGTCGGCGGTGACGCGGTGTCGTTCATGACTCAGGCCGACCAATTCGGATTGCTCACCGATCGCGGCGTCACCGGCACCACGTCGCAGCAGGAGTTCTACGCCGCGCTCGGTCCGATTCTGGAGGGTCGCACGACGGCGCTGCAGTACTCCGATCAGACGCCGGGAGCCGACAACGAGGCATTCGTCGCGGCCTACCGCGCGGAGCACGGCGACAACGGCTCGATATCGGCGATCGCCGCGACCTCGTACGAAGCAGTGCGCTTCATCGCTGCCGCCGTCAACGCCGCCGGTGGGTACGACGCCGAGGCCATCAGCGAGCAGATGTCGACCATCCGGCTCGATGGGCTCCTGGGTGATCTGGGCTTCCGTGAGGACAACCACTACGTCAGCAGCGACATGGTGCTCGTGCAGATCGACGAGGGCGGCGTCTACTCGACCGTCAAGGTCCTTGACCCGATCGACGACACGACGGCTCGCAATTGCTCGTGATGCACTCCGTTGAACCCCGCCTACCGCTGCGGCGAGCCCTCGTGTTCGCCGCAGCGGTAGGGCTGCTCGGGCTTGCACCGTTCATCTTGCCGCCGTACCCGCTCGCCCTGCTGACGCTCGCGCTGGTCTACGGTCTGTTCGCGTTCGGGTTGGACATCGCGTGGGGGCGCACAGGAATCGTGAGCATCGGCCACGCCGCGTTTTTCGGTCTGGGCGCGTACGGCTGGGCCATCGCGGAACGTCAGGGCCTGCCCGGTGTCGTCGGCGCGGGGGGCGGCATCCTTGTGGCGGTCTGCGTCGCAGTCGTCATCGGGCTCGCCGGACTCGGCCGCCGCGCACTGCCCTCCACGATGGCGATCCTCACTCTTGCGCTGACGTTGCTGTTCGAACAGCTAGCGCGCACCTGGTCGGATGTCACCAACGGCAGCAACGGCATCGTCGTGCGCTCCCGCGGTCTCATTCCCGACTACTACACCACAGCCGCCCTGGTGGTGCTGATCGTTGCCGTGGTCTGGCTCTTCGTGCTCCGCGGGCGCCTCGGTCGCCGAGCCCTTGCCGTCAATCTCAATCCGGATCGAGCGGCGCACCTGGGCATCGACGTCCGTGGCACCCGGCTGTCGGCGCTGGTCGTCAGCGCGGCGGTGGCTGCTGCGGCGGGCGCGATCGCAGCTCCCGTCATGGGCCTCGTCTCGCCATCGGCTGGCGGCATCATGCTCTCCACACAGGTGCTCGTGTGGTTGGCCGTCGGGGGCCGGGGCACACTCATCGGTGCCTTCGCCGGAGCTGTGATTGTCACGATGGGCCAGCAGTACCTCGGTGAAGCGATCGGCTCGTGGTATCTGCTCGTTCTCGGCGTGATCTTCCTCGTCGTCGTGCGCTTCGCCCCGGGCGGACTCGTCGGGCTCGTGCGCCGCGTCGTGCGCATTCCCGCGCACATCGCCGCGAGGCAGGACGCGCGGCTTTCCGGTGCGATTCTCCGGCGAAAGCTGCCCGCGAAGACGGAGTTCGCCGTGCAGGCCCGTGACATCCGCAAGTCGTTCGGTGCTACCAAGGTGCTCTTGGGGGTCGACCTCATGGTCCCGACAGGGGAGGTGCTCTGCATCATCGGGCCGAACGGCGCAGGCAAGACCACACTGCTGAACATCGTCGCCGGAGATGTCGCGCCGACGGCCGGTACCGTGGCAATCTTCGACGTCGACGCGACCCGGTGGCGCATCCACCGTCGCGCCCTTGCGGGTATGGGCAAGGTGTTCCAGATCCCGAGCGTCTTCACCGAGCTCTCTCCGGCCGACAACCTCCGCCTCGCCCATAGTGAGGCGCTCCAGCCGCGCGAGACCGCCGAAGCGCTTGCACGGTTCGAGCGCGACGACGCACGGTCGGCCGCAGAGCTGCCGCTGGCGGACCGTCGGTCGCTCGAGCTCGCCATGGTGCTGGTGTGGGGGCCGGAGGTCATCATCCTGGACGAGCCCGCCGCTGGCCTATCCCATGAGGAGTCCGTCGCATTGGCGCGGCTCCTACGCAGGGTCGCGACCGAGACGGGCGCGACGCTGGTGATAATCGAGCACGACATGGACATCGTGCGCGAGCTCGCGGACCGCGTCGTGGTGCTCGCGAACGGACGCTTTCTTGCAGAGGGGACGATGGAGGAGATCACTGCGCGAGACGATGTGAAGGACGCCTACTTGGGGGTTGTGACGTGATCGAGGTGAACGCCCTCGCGGCCGGCTACGACGGAATCCCCGTCGTCTCGCATCTGGACCTGACTCTTGCCGCCGGGGAAGTGGTGGCGTTGCTTGGCCGCAACGGCATGGGCAAAACCACGATGATGCGCACTTTGGCCGGCCACCTACCCTCGATCGACGGCGATGTGCTCCTAGACGGATCGCCGCTTCGCTCAGGCCGTGCCGACCTCGCCGCGCGCGCTGGGATGTCATTCTTGCCCGACGACAGGGGCGTCTTTCCGCGCCTGACGGTCGCGGAGAATCTCGCCCT
This DNA window, taken from Microbacterium invictum, encodes the following:
- a CDS encoding branched-chain amino acid ABC transporter ATP-binding protein/permease, with protein sequence MHSVEPRLPLRRALVFAAAVGLLGLAPFILPPYPLALLTLALVYGLFAFGLDIAWGRTGIVSIGHAAFFGLGAYGWAIAERQGLPGVVGAGGGILVAVCVAVVIGLAGLGRRALPSTMAILTLALTLLFEQLARTWSDVTNGSNGIVVRSRGLIPDYYTTAALVVLIVAVVWLFVLRGRLGRRALAVNLNPDRAAHLGIDVRGTRLSALVVSAAVAAAAGAIAAPVMGLVSPSAGGIMLSTQVLVWLAVGGRGTLIGAFAGAVIVTMGQQYLGEAIGSWYLLVLGVIFLVVVRFAPGGLVGLVRRVVRIPAHIAARQDARLSGAILRRKLPAKTEFAVQARDIRKSFGATKVLLGVDLMVPTGEVLCIIGPNGAGKTTLLNIVAGDVAPTAGTVAIFDVDATRWRIHRRALAGMGKVFQIPSVFTELSPADNLRLAHSEALQPRETAEALARFERDDARSAAELPLADRRSLELAMVLVWGPEVIILDEPAAGLSHEESVALARLLRRVATETGATLVIIEHDMDIVRELADRVVVLANGRFLAEGTMEEITARDDVKDAYLGVVT
- a CDS encoding ABC transporter substrate-binding protein is translated as MEAVSTARRLNWRRTTTGAAALAVATLVLSACGGGSFAGDAGDGADGAQDRAFRLGLVAPTTGVASLEGNSLVMGVELGIEAVNADGGVLGHPIELVVVDDKSDAATSTQVTQQLIRQNDVDYVLGTIAGDTSVAAGSVAAEAGVPFSSVVNGTVEFCSAHFWPFGASERMMVEDLIPHMIEQYGSRVGLVGNDYIFPHTYHAVASEIITENGGEVVAEEYSPLGTADWQPVIGKLSNADPDWILTAVVGGDAVSFMTQADQFGLLTDRGVTGTTSQQEFYAALGPILEGRTTALQYSDQTPGADNEAFVAAYRAEHGDNGSISAIAATSYEAVRFIAAAVNAAGGYDAEAISEQMSTIRLDGLLGDLGFREDNHYVSSDMVLVQIDEGGVYSTVKVLDPIDDTTARNCS
- a CDS encoding TetR/AcrR family transcriptional regulator; protein product: MLRSDAKQNRVLLLDAACDLIAQAGTDDISARDIADRAGVSSATLYRHFPNKQALVDGISVDRWERMSEWARGSRSPRAAVFDIARVLDRFSRLVSDDAQFIVAAGLKVGTTPAAIAPVREVFDARFDSLWNAARASGSVRRWADPRDAVELVGSIRNKERRTPMLATVVGGFVAPQVDVERLLRVVHHPHRSAQL
- a CDS encoding amidase yields the protein MDSGIRRLAEQLRDGSISSRELTELAFDRIGARNGGEPDFDGGPDAVNAWARLDRDAALTAADAADRRIAQGDPSLLAGIPVGLKDLFAVAGKPLTASSRLRANETADQDSAAWSALSDAGAVYVGHTHTHEFAAGGTTDQVGNPWNLAHSPGGSSGGSGAAIAAGMVPLALGTDTAGSLRIPAALVGVSSFKASFGRVPTDGVIPLSTTLDHAGPIARTIDDCAVALEVLTAAPRSRDPFGVGARPGIVAPRAADLRGVRVAVTDRPDSVDLEPDVRDGLERAVAALWELGATVVTIPAPTDLSKADYDTIFLAEARTYHAQYADRASEYRPSVREFLAHDLPPIAVDVYLAAQQRRAGVTAAWQRWFAENGIAALIEPTAASTAPVRGHGYDAGRPMGGTDPLTAFTATWNVTGFPVAALPAGVGSRTGLPVGVSVVGPGESDAETLAIALGLQERLPIPELAW
- a CDS encoding branched-chain amino acid ABC transporter permease translates to MESFVLFALSVFTAFGFYALLAWGLGLIFGQLNVVNVAHGDMAMVGAYLMVVLTPVAFPLRLLLAVIGGLVLGALIERGLLSRLYEHGMLATLLAMWGTGIVLRQTAEAIFGPTPASVPAPITGTVEILGVDYPTFRLVSATVSLLILAGLVLVMYRTSLGLRLRASIDNRAMAAGFGIPTGAMVTGTFAVGTALAVLAGALQSPMLGITPQVGVSLLAPTFFAVLLGRPGSIGGPIFGAFVVAVLDIGLRTVLPETVAGVVFFVALIVLIALQPQGPNWRFTLWKPSQQRVA